Part of the Pseudomonadales bacterium genome is shown below.
AAGGGTGAGGACACCCTCTCCGCCGCGATCAGCCGGTTGCGGCTCGCCCAGCTCAAACTGGCGCAAAAGCAGTTTGACGCCGCGCTGGCACAGCTCGATCTGGTCAGCGACGGCGCGTTCGAGGTGCGCGAGGCGGAACTCAGGGGGGATGTTCTGATGGCCAAGGGAGATGCGGCCGGCGCGGTCGCTGCCTACACCCGGGCACTGGCGGCCACCGCGGTCGACGACCCGCTGCGCGGGCTCACCGAAATGAAGCTGGACGATGCCAAATCGCGGTTGCCAAAAACCAATACGGAGCAGAAACCATGAACAACCTTGCCAGAGCTCTGCCACTGCTGCTGCTCTGCCTGCTGGCCGCCTGCTCCAGCGACAGCAAGAAGAAGATCAACCTGCCGACGCCGCTGGTCGATGTCGGCAACGAGGTGGCGCTGGATGAGAAATGGTCACGCAGCATCGGCAAGATCAACGTCACCCCCTACAACCGGATTCAACTGGCGCTTGATCAGGGCACGCTCTATGCGGCAACCATCGATGGCACCGTGATCGCGGTCGATGCAACCACGGGTGAACGGCGCTGGGAGGTCGAGACCAAGGCGCGAATCAGCGGTGGCGTGGCGGCTGGCCGCGACCGGGTGCTGGTGACGACCCTCGATGGCGAGCTGATCGCCCTTTCGAGCAACGATGGCAGTGAGCTGTGGCGCAGCGCGATCAAGAGCGAGCTGCTCTCGGTGCCGGCGATCACCGCCCAGGCCATCGTGGTGCAGGGTGTCGATGACCGGCTGCATGGACTCGAACCGACCAGCGGCCGGGAGATCTGGAGCCATACCGTGCTGACGCCGGTATTGACGCTGCGTGGCACGGCCAGCCCGGTTGGCAATGATCAATCGGTCATTGCCGGTTTTGCCAATGGCAAGCTGATGGCGTTCGATGCCGGCAGTGGCGTGTCGCAGTGGGAGGCAGTGGTGGCCCAGGCAAAGGGCCGCTCCGAACTGGAGCGCATGGTCGATGTCGATGGTACGCCACTGCTGCTTGAACATCTGCTGTTCGCCGCCAGCCATCAGGGCCGGATCGCTGCTTTCTCCGCCGCCGATGGCAAGCCGCTGTGGGCACAGGAGGCCTCCAGCTTCCAGCCACTGGCGGGTGATGCCGAACGGATCTATCTGGTCAGCAATGATGACGAAGTGCAGGCGTTTGCCCTCGAGTCGGGCAAACCATTGTGGAAGCAGCCGGCACTGCAATACCGCAAACTGTCGCCGCCGACCCACTGGCAGCAGTGGCTGGTCGTGGCCGACAGCGAAGGCTATCTGCATCTGCTGGCTGCCAGTGATGGGCACATCGCTGGGCGCTACCGTGCCAGCCGTGATGCCATTGGCGCGATGATGATTGCCGATGGCGAACAGCTCTACCTGCTGGATGATGGCGGCAAGTTGCGGGCGCTGGGGCTGAAGGCACGATGATTCCGGTCATCGCCTTGGTCGGGCGACCCAATGTCGGCAAGTCGACGCTGTTCAATCGGCTGACCCACAGCCGTGATGCACTGGTGGCCAATCTGCCCGGACTGACCCGCGACCGCCGCTACGGCGAGGCGCTGCTGCAAGGTCAAAGAACAATCCTGATTGACACCGGCGGCATCGACGGCGAACGCAGTGGCGTTGATGCCGCTGCCGAGGCCCAGTCACGCCAGGCGATCAAGGAGGCCGATCTGGTGCTCTTTCTGGTCGATTGCCACGCCGGCCTCACCGCCGCCGACGAGGCGGTTGGCGCGGAGCTGCGGCGCCTTGGCAAGAAGACGCTGCTGGTGGCCAACAAGATCGATGGCGCAAACCCCGACCTGATCCTGAGCGAGTTTCACGCGATGGGGCTCGGTGATCCGCAGCCGATCGCGGCGGCCCATGGTCGTGGCCTGCAGTCGCTGATCGAAGCCGTGCTGGAGCGATTGCCGCCCCAGCCCGAAGAGCCCGAAACCCCGCCAGCCGAGACCGGGGTCAAGATTGCCGTGCTCGGCCGTCCCAATGTCGGCAAGTCGACGCTGGTGAACCGGATGCTGGGCGAGGAGCGGGTGGTGGTGTTCGACCAGCCCGGCACCACCCGCGACAGCATCTACATTCCCTACGAGCGCCACGGCCGGCGTTACACCCTGATCGACACCGCCGGCATCCGCCGACGCAAGAACATCGACGAAGCAGTGGAAAAGTTCTCGATCGTCAAGGCGTTGCAGGCGATCGAGGATGCGCACGTGGTGCTGCTGCTGGTCGATGCGCGCGAGAATCTGGTCGACCAGGATCTGCACCTGCTCGGCACCGCGCTGGAGGCGGGCAGGGCGGTGGTGATCGTCGTCAACAAGTGGGATGGCCTCGACCCCGAGCAGCGGGCGCGCATCCGCAGCGAACTGGAGCGCCGGCTCGCCTTCATCGACTTCGCCCGCATCCACTTCATTTCGGCGCTGCATGGCACCGGCGTCGGCGAACTCTACAAATCGATCGATGAAGCCTACCGCGCCGCCACCCGCAAGTTGCAGACCCACAAGCTGACGCTGCTGTTGCAGGCGGCCGTGGTGCAGCATCCGCCACCGGTCGGTGGCAGCGGCCGTCGCCCCAAGCTGCGCTACGCCCATGCCGGTGGGCAGAATCCGCCACTGATCGTGATCCATGGCAATCAGGTCGACTCGATTCCGGAGAGCTACCGGCGCTACCTGGAGCGCTTCTTTCGTGCCCGGCTGCACCTGAGCGGCACACCGATCAAGGTGGAATTCCGTGGCGGTGAGAACCCCTATGCCGAGCGCAAGAACACGCTGACCGAGCGGCAGCTTCGCAAGCGCCGCCGGCTGCTGGAGCATGTGAAAAAGCGCTGAAGCTAGGGCGGCGGCAGAAACAGTGCCGGATCGACCCTGACCCCGTTGAGACTGACGCCCCAGTGCAGGTGTGGCGCCGTGGCCCGGCCGCTCATGCCGACCCGTCCGAGGGTGTCGCCGGCCCGCACCTGCGCACCGCGCTGCACATCGATCTGCTCCAGATGGCAGTAGAGCGTGACCAGCCCCTGGCCATGGTCGATCAGCACCGTCTTGCCGTTGAAGAAGTAGTCGCCGATTTCGATCACCCGGCCGGCGGCCGGTGCCTGGATGGCCGTGCCTCTGGGCGCGGCGAGGTCGAGGCCACTGTGTGGCTGGCGCGGTTGTCCATTGAAAAAGCGGCGCACGCCGAAGGTGCCGCTGCGTGGCGCCTCGACCGGCGCTGCCAGCGTGAAGACCGGCAATATCGGGCTGCTCCAGTGGTCGAAGGCGGCGTCGATCTGCTGCCGCTCCCGTTCGATGCGCAGCAGATCATCCGGCAGCGGCGTCACCTGCCGTTGATTGGTCACGGTGATGTGCTGCTCGGGATAGTGGGCGGGCCCGATGGTGAAGTCGATCTGTCGGCCCGGTTCGATCTCCAGCCGTTGCGGACCCACCTTGGCGTCGAGCGGAATGCCGACCACCGCCAGCCAGCGTGCCGAGGTCGGATGGCCGGTCAGCGCGGCGGCGACCACCATCACCCGCCGTCCCTGATAGCGTGCGACGGGTGGCTGGGTTGCCGCCTCATGCCCGGGCAGTGGCAACAGCACAACGCCACCCGGAATCGCCGCGGCGCGCGGCAGCGCGGCCAGTGGCGAGGCGTTGCCGAGCAGCAGGCCGATCCAGAGGCAGCCGGTCACGATGGCCCATGTCGGCGCTGGAGGCTTCATGCGTCCTGTACCTCGTCCGGTTCTGATTCGCGCTGCTCGACCCGGCACAGCAGTCGGCCGCGATGCAGCCGCACCGCCACCGGCTGGCCCGGTTCGACCTGATCGGCGTCGCGCAGCAGCAGGCCATCGCCGGCGCGGCTGGCGATGGCATAGCCGCGCGCCAGCGTCTGCAACGGGCTGACGGCATTCAGCGTCGCCAGCAGTTGCTCCAGCCGGTGTTGTCGCTGATCCAGCCGCTGTCTGAGGGCCTGTCGCAGCCGCCGCTGCAATGCCTCCAACTGGCTGCCGTGCTGGTCGAGCCGTCTGTTGGGCAACTGCTGCCAGAGCCGGCCATTCAGCAGCTGCAGGCGGCTCTCGCTCTGTCGCAGTTGCCGCAGCAGGCCATGCCGCAGTCGCAGCTCTAGCTCATCGACCCGCTGCGCCTGTTCGCGCAGTCGTTGTCCAGGATGGCGCAGGCGTCGCTCCAGCATCGTCAGATGCGCCTGTTGCCGTTGCAGCCGCTGCCGCATCGCGCCATGCAGCCGTTCGATCTGCTGCGCCAGCGTGGCCAGCACGGCGTCCTGACTCGGGCTGATCAGTTCGGCCGCCGCCGAGGGCGTCGGCGCGCGCAGGTCAGCCACCAGATCGGCCAGCGTGAAGTCGGTCTCATGCCCCACCGCGCTGACCACCGGAAGCCGGCTGTGATGGATGGCCCGTACCAGTTGTTCGTCGTTGAAACACCAGAGATCTTCGAGCGAGCCGCCGCCGCGGGCGAGCAGGATCAGGTCGAACTGATCGGCCAGCCGGTTGGCCGTGGCGATGGCCGCGATGATCTCACCCGCTGCCGCGGCACCCTGCACCGCCACCGGCAGCAACGTCACCTCGATGGCCGCAAAGCGCCGCTTCAGCACCGTGAGGATGTCATGGATCGCCGCGCCACTCGGCGAGGTGATCACCGCGATGCGCTGCACGAAGGCTGGCAAAGGCCGCTTGCGTGCGGAGTCGAACAGCCCCTCGGCCAGCAGCTTCTGCTTGAGCAGTTCGAGCCGGCGGCGCAGCGCGCCATCGCCGGCTGGCTCCAGCCCCTCGATGATCAGTTGATAATCACCGCGCGCTTCGTAGAGACTCAGCCGTGCCCGGGCCACCACCCGGTCACCCTCGGCCGGATTGAAACCGAGGCTGCGCCCGCGGGTGCGGAACAGCGCGCAGCGCACCTGGGCGCGCTCATCCTTCAGCGTGAAGTAGAGATGCCCCGAGGCGGGGCGTGACAGGTTGGAGATTTCACCCTCGACCCAGACCAGCGCAAAGGCCTCTTCGAGCAGCTCGCGCGCCAGGCTGTTAAGCTGGCTGACGCTCAGGATCGGCGGGGTTGGGCGGCTGGATGGGGTGACGGACGACATGGCGGTGATGATGAAGTGGCCCTGCGCGCGACAAACGCGCAGGGTCCGGGCAGATCAGACGATCTTCGAATCGCGGTTGCCCCAGTAGCGATCCTTCAGCAGCCGCTTGTAGAGCTTGCCGGTCGGATGGCGCGGCAGCTCATCGGTGAAGTCGATCGAGCGCGGGCATTTGAGATGCGAGATGTTGTCGCGGCAGAACTGGATCAGCTCCTTCTCCAGTTCGGGGCTGGCCAACTGCGGAT
Proteins encoded:
- the der gene encoding ribosome biogenesis GTPase Der, which produces MIPVIALVGRPNVGKSTLFNRLTHSRDALVANLPGLTRDRRYGEALLQGQRTILIDTGGIDGERSGVDAAAEAQSRQAIKEADLVLFLVDCHAGLTAADEAVGAELRRLGKKTLLVANKIDGANPDLILSEFHAMGLGDPQPIAAAHGRGLQSLIEAVLERLPPQPEEPETPPAETGVKIAVLGRPNVGKSTLVNRMLGEERVVVFDQPGTTRDSIYIPYERHGRRYTLIDTAGIRRRKNIDEAVEKFSIVKALQAIEDAHVVLLLVDARENLVDQDLHLLGTALEAGRAVVIVVNKWDGLDPEQRARIRSELERRLAFIDFARIHFISALHGTGVGELYKSIDEAYRAATRKLQTHKLTLLLQAAVVQHPPPVGGSGRRPKLRYAHAGGQNPPLIVIHGNQVDSIPESYRRYLERFFRARLHLSGTPIKVEFRGGENPYAERKNTLTERQLRKRRRLLEHVKKR
- a CDS encoding exodeoxyribonuclease VII large subunit, producing MSSVTPSSRPTPPILSVSQLNSLARELLEEAFALVWVEGEISNLSRPASGHLYFTLKDERAQVRCALFRTRGRSLGFNPAEGDRVVARARLSLYEARGDYQLIIEGLEPAGDGALRRRLELLKQKLLAEGLFDSARKRPLPAFVQRIAVITSPSGAAIHDILTVLKRRFAAIEVTLLPVAVQGAAAAGEIIAAIATANRLADQFDLILLARGGGSLEDLWCFNDEQLVRAIHHSRLPVVSAVGHETDFTLADLVADLRAPTPSAAAELISPSQDAVLATLAQQIERLHGAMRQRLQRQQAHLTMLERRLRHPGQRLREQAQRVDELELRLRHGLLRQLRQSESRLQLLNGRLWQQLPNRRLDQHGSQLEALQRRLRQALRQRLDQRQHRLEQLLATLNAVSPLQTLARGYAIASRAGDGLLLRDADQVEPGQPVAVRLHRGRLLCRVEQRESEPDEVQDA
- a CDS encoding peptidoglycan DD-metalloendopeptidase family protein, which codes for MKPPAPTWAIVTGCLWIGLLLGNASPLAALPRAAAIPGGVVLLPLPGHEAATQPPVARYQGRRVMVVAAALTGHPTSARWLAVVGIPLDAKVGPQRLEIEPGRQIDFTIGPAHYPEQHITVTNQRQVTPLPDDLLRIERERQQIDAAFDHWSSPILPVFTLAAPVEAPRSGTFGVRRFFNGQPRQPHSGLDLAAPRGTAIQAPAAGRVIEIGDYFFNGKTVLIDHGQGLVTLYCHLEQIDVQRGAQVRAGDTLGRVGMSGRATAPHLHWGVSLNGVRVDPALFLPPP
- the bamB gene encoding outer membrane protein assembly factor BamB, which produces MNNLARALPLLLLCLLAACSSDSKKKINLPTPLVDVGNEVALDEKWSRSIGKINVTPYNRIQLALDQGTLYAATIDGTVIAVDATTGERRWEVETKARISGGVAAGRDRVLVTTLDGELIALSSNDGSELWRSAIKSELLSVPAITAQAIVVQGVDDRLHGLEPTSGREIWSHTVLTPVLTLRGTASPVGNDQSVIAGFANGKLMAFDAGSGVSQWEAVVAQAKGRSELERMVDVDGTPLLLEHLLFAASHQGRIAAFSAADGKPLWAQEASSFQPLAGDAERIYLVSNDDEVQAFALESGKPLWKQPALQYRKLSPPTHWQQWLVVADSEGYLHLLAASDGHIAGRYRASRDAIGAMMIADGEQLYLLDDGGKLRALGLKAR